The proteins below come from a single Macrobrachium nipponense isolate FS-2020 chromosome 17, ASM1510439v2, whole genome shotgun sequence genomic window:
- the LOC135196205 gene encoding sodium-dependent phosphate transporter 1-A-like isoform X3, translating to MHTQCLLSLALAQLHTSGSLASDPRGANSPQVFSSGVVGLLSPLLLPLRCQEPTMRFVALISLALLMGVACADTPDLSMIDFTTTAPSLPDSMSMAEWQSTTLWIIIMGFVMAFILAFGVGANDVANVFGTSVGAKVLTLRQACMIATVAEILGAVLIGYKVSDTVRKGILDVSLYNNTEKELMLGSLAALGGSAMWNLVATFFKLPISGTHTIVGATIGFSMCARGLQGVNWITFAKIVGSWFVSPILSGIMSATIYLGLNHFILKKEKPMEPGLRALPLIYGLTLLVNIFSIVHDGPTLLKFDMIPTWGAFVIALGVGLITALFIQVIVVPRTRKSIEYNSRSPTPPGQELSVIEKGVSPTTYTFNGNSDSNGYIPAETKSNLLGNGLNNTNPSSQSLGLTNNSSQVPLVSTNNVKVISMDELSAKKETEVDPPEVKRLFSFLQILTATFGSFAHGGNDVSNAIGPLIALWAIYTEGSVAQTSPTPIYILLFGGLGISVGLWVWGRRVIQTIGEDLTKVTASSGFTIEIGSAFTVLFASKIGLPISTTHCKVGSVVFVGWAKSSRQGVDWKLFRNIVIAWVVTVPLTAGISALLMLIFKIAFI from the exons ATGCATACACagtgccttctctctctcgcattaGCGCAGCTGCACACCTCTGGCTCGCTCGCTTCCGATCCACGTGGGGCGAACTCTCCTCAAGTCTTCTCCTCTGGTGTTGTTGGCCTTCTTTCTccgcttcttcttcctcttcggtGCCAGGAGCCAACCATGCGTTTCGTAGCTCTCATATCTCTGGCCCTCCTGATGGGGGTTGCCTGCGCCGACACACCGGATCTAAGTATGATAGACTTCACGACGACAGCACCAAGTCTGCCGGACTCTATGTCTATGGCAGAATGGCAGTCGACGACGCTGTGGATCATTATTATGGGTTTCGTCATGGCCTTCATCCTCGCCTTTGGCGTCGGCGCTAACGACGTTGCCAATGTCTTCGGAACAAGTGTAGGAGCTAAGGTCCTGACGCTGCGACAGGCTTGCATGATCGCTACTGTGGCCGAGATCCTGGGCGCTGTCTTGATCG GTTATAAAGTCTCAGACACCGTTCGAAAAGGTATTTTGGATGTATCACTCTACAACAACACGGAAAAGGAACTCATGTTGGGATCTCTGGCCGCGCTTG GTGGAAGTGCTATGTGGAACTTAGTTGCTACTTTCTTCAAGCTGCCTATTTCTGGTACTCATACCATCGTCGGAGCAACTATTGGATTTTCTATGTGTGCCCGAGGTCTCCAGGGTGTCAACTGGATCACCTTCGCCAAAATtg ttgGTTCCTGGTTTGTCTCCCCCATCCTTTCCGGTATAATGTCCGCCACCATATACTTGGGTCTTAATCACTTCATCTTGAAGAAAGAGAAGCCCATGGAACCAGGTCTCCGCGCTCTTCCCCTCATCTATGGTCTTACCCTTCTAGTCAACATTTTCTCCATTGTTCATGATGGTCCTACCC TGCTGAAGTTTGACATGATTCCTACTTGGGGAGCTTTTGTCATTGCTTTGGGTGTAGGCCTCATCACAGCTCTCTTCATCCAGGTGATTGTTGTACCACGCACCAGAAAGTCCATTGAAT ATAACTCCAGATCCCCAACACCACCTGGACAAGAACTCTCCGTCATTGAAAAAGGCGTCTCTCCCACTACTTACACCTTTAATGGCAACTCTGACTCCAACGGGTACATCCCAGCAGAAACAAAATCCAATCTTCTTGGCAATGGACTTAACAATACAAATCCTTCCTCACAGTCGCTTG gTCTCACAAATAACAGCAGCCAAGTTCCTCTTGTGAGCACTAACAATGTTAAAGTGATTTCAATGGATGAACTCTCTGCCAAGAAAGAAACAGAAGTTGACCCACCTGAGGTGAAGAGACTGTTCTCATTCCTCCAAATCCTTACTGCTACTTTTGGTTCCTTTGCTCACGGTGGAAATGATGTCAGCAATGCCATTGGACCTTTGATTGCACTGTGGGCCATCTATACTGAAGGATCTGTTGCTCAGACATCACCAACCCCCATTTACATTCTTCTCTTTGGAGGT cTTGGCATCTCAGTTGGTCTGTGGGTGTGGGGACGCCGTGTCATCCAGACTATTGGTGAAGACTTAACCAAAGTGACTGCTTCCTCTGGTTTTACCATTGAAATTGGATCTGCCTTTACCGTCTTGTTTGCCTCTAAGATTGGTCTCCCAATTTCAACTACCCACTGTAAGGTTGGCTCTGTTGTGTTTGTTGGATGGGCCAAGTCATCTCGCCAAGGTGTTGACTGGAAACTATTCAG GAACATTGTCATTGCCTGGGTTGTGACTGTGCCCCTAACTGCTGGTATCTCTGCACTACTCATGCTTATATTTAAGATTGCCTTTATATAA
- the LOC135196205 gene encoding sodium-dependent phosphate transporter 1-B-like isoform X5 translates to MEPYSEELLPFAIAGFVVSFVLAFGVGANDVANSFGTSVGSRVLTLRTACILATIFEVLGAILIGYKVSDTVRKGILDVSLYNNTEKELMLGSLAALGGSAMWNLVATFFKLPISGTHTIVGATIGFSMCARGLQGVNWITFAKIVGSWFVSPILSGIMSATIYLGLNHFILKKEKPMEPGLRALPLIYGLTLLVNIFSIVHDGPTLLKFDMIPTWGAFVIALGVGLITALFIQVIVVPRTRKSIESDLRKEGSHDQGVKFTFDSTDNSRSPTPPGQELSVIEKGVSPTTYTFNGNSDSNGYIPAETKSNLLGNGLNNTNPSSQSLGLTNNSSQVPLVSTNNVKVISMDELSAKKETEVDPPEVKRLFSFLQILTATFGSFAHGGNDVSNAIGPLIALWAIYTEGSVAQTSPTPIYILLFGGLGISVGLWVWGRRVIQTIGEDLTKVTASSGFTIEIGSAFTVLFASKIGLPISTTHCKVGSVVFVGWAKSSRQGVDWKLFRNIVIAWVVTVPLTAGISALLMLIFKIAFI, encoded by the exons ATGGAACCCTATTCTGAAGAACTCCTTCCCTTCGCTATTGCTGGCTTCGTCGTTTCCTTCGTCCTCGCCTTCGGCGTTGGAGCAAACGACGTCGCCAACTCCTTCGGCACGTCCGTAGGCTCTCGTGTCCTTACTCTGAGGACTGCTTGTATCCTAGCAACGATATTCGAAGTTCTTGGGGCTATTCTCATTG GTTATAAAGTCTCAGACACCGTTCGAAAAGGTATTTTGGATGTATCACTCTACAACAACACGGAAAAGGAACTCATGTTGGGATCTCTGGCCGCGCTTG GTGGAAGTGCTATGTGGAACTTAGTTGCTACTTTCTTCAAGCTGCCTATTTCTGGTACTCATACCATCGTCGGAGCAACTATTGGATTTTCTATGTGTGCCCGAGGTCTCCAGGGTGTCAACTGGATCACCTTCGCCAAAATtg ttgGTTCCTGGTTTGTCTCCCCCATCCTTTCCGGTATAATGTCCGCCACCATATACTTGGGTCTTAATCACTTCATCTTGAAGAAAGAGAAGCCCATGGAACCAGGTCTCCGCGCTCTTCCCCTCATCTATGGTCTTACCCTTCTAGTCAACATTTTCTCCATTGTTCATGATGGTCCTACCC TGCTGAAGTTTGACATGATTCCTACTTGGGGAGCTTTTGTCATTGCTTTGGGTGTAGGCCTCATCACAGCTCTCTTCATCCAGGTGATTGTTGTACCACGCACCAGAAAGTCCATTGAAT CTGACCTTAGGAAAGAAGGCAGTCATGATCAGGGTGTCAAATTCACTTTTGACTCCACTG ATAACTCCAGATCCCCAACACCACCTGGACAAGAACTCTCCGTCATTGAAAAAGGCGTCTCTCCCACTACTTACACCTTTAATGGCAACTCTGACTCCAACGGGTACATCCCAGCAGAAACAAAATCCAATCTTCTTGGCAATGGACTTAACAATACAAATCCTTCCTCACAGTCGCTTG gTCTCACAAATAACAGCAGCCAAGTTCCTCTTGTGAGCACTAACAATGTTAAAGTGATTTCAATGGATGAACTCTCTGCCAAGAAAGAAACAGAAGTTGACCCACCTGAGGTGAAGAGACTGTTCTCATTCCTCCAAATCCTTACTGCTACTTTTGGTTCCTTTGCTCACGGTGGAAATGATGTCAGCAATGCCATTGGACCTTTGATTGCACTGTGGGCCATCTATACTGAAGGATCTGTTGCTCAGACATCACCAACCCCCATTTACATTCTTCTCTTTGGAGGT cTTGGCATCTCAGTTGGTCTGTGGGTGTGGGGACGCCGTGTCATCCAGACTATTGGTGAAGACTTAACCAAAGTGACTGCTTCCTCTGGTTTTACCATTGAAATTGGATCTGCCTTTACCGTCTTGTTTGCCTCTAAGATTGGTCTCCCAATTTCAACTACCCACTGTAAGGTTGGCTCTGTTGTGTTTGTTGGATGGGCCAAGTCATCTCGCCAAGGTGTTGACTGGAAACTATTCAG GAACATTGTCATTGCCTGGGTTGTGACTGTGCCCCTAACTGCTGGTATCTCTGCACTACTCATGCTTATATTTAAGATTGCCTTTATATAA
- the LOC135196205 gene encoding sodium-dependent phosphate transporter 1-B-like isoform X2 — translation MHTQCLLSLALAQLHTSGSLASDPRGANSPQVFSSGVVGLLSPLLLPLRCQEPTMRFVALISLALLMGVACADTPDLSMIDFTTTAPSLPDSMSMAEWQSTTLWIIIMGFVMAFILAFGVGANDVANVFGTSVGAKVLTLRQACMIATVAEILGAVLIGYKVSDTVRKGILDVSLYNNTEKELMLGSLAALGGSAMWNLVATFFKLPISGTHTIVGATIGFSMCARGLQGVNWITFAKIVGSWFVSPILSGIMSATIYLGLNHFILKKEKPMEPGLRALPLIYGLTLLVNIFSIVHDGPTLLKFDMIPTWGAFVIALGVGLITALFIQVIVVPRTRKSIESDLRKEGSHDQGVKFTFDSTDNSRSPTPPGQELSVIEKGVSPTTYTFNGNSDSNGYIPAETKSNLLGNGLNNTNPSSQSLGLTNNSSQVPLVSTNNVKVISMDELSAKKETEVDPPEVKRLFSFLQILTATFGSFAHGGNDVSNAIGPLIALWAIYTEGSVAQTSPTPIYILLFGGLGISVGLWVWGRRVIQTIGEDLTKVTASSGFTIEIGSAFTVLFASKIGLPISTTHCKVGSVVFVGWAKSSRQGVDWKLFRNIVIAWVVTVPLTAGISALLMLIFKIAFI, via the exons ATGCATACACagtgccttctctctctcgcattaGCGCAGCTGCACACCTCTGGCTCGCTCGCTTCCGATCCACGTGGGGCGAACTCTCCTCAAGTCTTCTCCTCTGGTGTTGTTGGCCTTCTTTCTccgcttcttcttcctcttcggtGCCAGGAGCCAACCATGCGTTTCGTAGCTCTCATATCTCTGGCCCTCCTGATGGGGGTTGCCTGCGCCGACACACCGGATCTAAGTATGATAGACTTCACGACGACAGCACCAAGTCTGCCGGACTCTATGTCTATGGCAGAATGGCAGTCGACGACGCTGTGGATCATTATTATGGGTTTCGTCATGGCCTTCATCCTCGCCTTTGGCGTCGGCGCTAACGACGTTGCCAATGTCTTCGGAACAAGTGTAGGAGCTAAGGTCCTGACGCTGCGACAGGCTTGCATGATCGCTACTGTGGCCGAGATCCTGGGCGCTGTCTTGATCG GTTATAAAGTCTCAGACACCGTTCGAAAAGGTATTTTGGATGTATCACTCTACAACAACACGGAAAAGGAACTCATGTTGGGATCTCTGGCCGCGCTTG GTGGAAGTGCTATGTGGAACTTAGTTGCTACTTTCTTCAAGCTGCCTATTTCTGGTACTCATACCATCGTCGGAGCAACTATTGGATTTTCTATGTGTGCCCGAGGTCTCCAGGGTGTCAACTGGATCACCTTCGCCAAAATtg ttgGTTCCTGGTTTGTCTCCCCCATCCTTTCCGGTATAATGTCCGCCACCATATACTTGGGTCTTAATCACTTCATCTTGAAGAAAGAGAAGCCCATGGAACCAGGTCTCCGCGCTCTTCCCCTCATCTATGGTCTTACCCTTCTAGTCAACATTTTCTCCATTGTTCATGATGGTCCTACCC TGCTGAAGTTTGACATGATTCCTACTTGGGGAGCTTTTGTCATTGCTTTGGGTGTAGGCCTCATCACAGCTCTCTTCATCCAGGTGATTGTTGTACCACGCACCAGAAAGTCCATTGAAT CTGACCTTAGGAAAGAAGGCAGTCATGATCAGGGTGTCAAATTCACTTTTGACTCCACTG ATAACTCCAGATCCCCAACACCACCTGGACAAGAACTCTCCGTCATTGAAAAAGGCGTCTCTCCCACTACTTACACCTTTAATGGCAACTCTGACTCCAACGGGTACATCCCAGCAGAAACAAAATCCAATCTTCTTGGCAATGGACTTAACAATACAAATCCTTCCTCACAGTCGCTTG gTCTCACAAATAACAGCAGCCAAGTTCCTCTTGTGAGCACTAACAATGTTAAAGTGATTTCAATGGATGAACTCTCTGCCAAGAAAGAAACAGAAGTTGACCCACCTGAGGTGAAGAGACTGTTCTCATTCCTCCAAATCCTTACTGCTACTTTTGGTTCCTTTGCTCACGGTGGAAATGATGTCAGCAATGCCATTGGACCTTTGATTGCACTGTGGGCCATCTATACTGAAGGATCTGTTGCTCAGACATCACCAACCCCCATTTACATTCTTCTCTTTGGAGGT cTTGGCATCTCAGTTGGTCTGTGGGTGTGGGGACGCCGTGTCATCCAGACTATTGGTGAAGACTTAACCAAAGTGACTGCTTCCTCTGGTTTTACCATTGAAATTGGATCTGCCTTTACCGTCTTGTTTGCCTCTAAGATTGGTCTCCCAATTTCAACTACCCACTGTAAGGTTGGCTCTGTTGTGTTTGTTGGATGGGCCAAGTCATCTCGCCAAGGTGTTGACTGGAAACTATTCAG GAACATTGTCATTGCCTGGGTTGTGACTGTGCCCCTAACTGCTGGTATCTCTGCACTACTCATGCTTATATTTAAGATTGCCTTTATATAA
- the LOC135196205 gene encoding sodium-dependent phosphate transporter 1-B-like isoform X1, with translation MHTQCLLSLALAQLHTSGSLASDPRGANSPQVFSSGVVGLLSPLLLPLRCQEPTMRFVALISLALLMGVACADTPDLSMIDFTTTAPSLPDSMSMAEWQSTTLWIIIMGFVMAFILAFGVGANDVANVFGTSVGAKVLTLRQACMIATVAEILGAVLIGYKVSDTVRKGILDVSLYNNTEKELMLGSLAALGGSAMWNLVATFFKLPISGTHTIVGATIGFSMCARGLQGVNWITFAKIVGSWFVSPILSGIMSATIYLGLNHFILKKEKPMEPGLRALPLIYGLTLLVNIFSIVHDGPTLLKFDMIPTWGAFVIALGVGLITALFIQVIVVPRTRKSIESDLRKEGSHDQGVKFTFDSTDNLEMEELLYNQDNSRSPTPPGQELSVIEKGVSPTTYTFNGNSDSNGYIPAETKSNLLGNGLNNTNPSSQSLGLTNNSSQVPLVSTNNVKVISMDELSAKKETEVDPPEVKRLFSFLQILTATFGSFAHGGNDVSNAIGPLIALWAIYTEGSVAQTSPTPIYILLFGGLGISVGLWVWGRRVIQTIGEDLTKVTASSGFTIEIGSAFTVLFASKIGLPISTTHCKVGSVVFVGWAKSSRQGVDWKLFRNIVIAWVVTVPLTAGISALLMLIFKIAFI, from the exons ATGCATACACagtgccttctctctctcgcattaGCGCAGCTGCACACCTCTGGCTCGCTCGCTTCCGATCCACGTGGGGCGAACTCTCCTCAAGTCTTCTCCTCTGGTGTTGTTGGCCTTCTTTCTccgcttcttcttcctcttcggtGCCAGGAGCCAACCATGCGTTTCGTAGCTCTCATATCTCTGGCCCTCCTGATGGGGGTTGCCTGCGCCGACACACCGGATCTAAGTATGATAGACTTCACGACGACAGCACCAAGTCTGCCGGACTCTATGTCTATGGCAGAATGGCAGTCGACGACGCTGTGGATCATTATTATGGGTTTCGTCATGGCCTTCATCCTCGCCTTTGGCGTCGGCGCTAACGACGTTGCCAATGTCTTCGGAACAAGTGTAGGAGCTAAGGTCCTGACGCTGCGACAGGCTTGCATGATCGCTACTGTGGCCGAGATCCTGGGCGCTGTCTTGATCG GTTATAAAGTCTCAGACACCGTTCGAAAAGGTATTTTGGATGTATCACTCTACAACAACACGGAAAAGGAACTCATGTTGGGATCTCTGGCCGCGCTTG GTGGAAGTGCTATGTGGAACTTAGTTGCTACTTTCTTCAAGCTGCCTATTTCTGGTACTCATACCATCGTCGGAGCAACTATTGGATTTTCTATGTGTGCCCGAGGTCTCCAGGGTGTCAACTGGATCACCTTCGCCAAAATtg ttgGTTCCTGGTTTGTCTCCCCCATCCTTTCCGGTATAATGTCCGCCACCATATACTTGGGTCTTAATCACTTCATCTTGAAGAAAGAGAAGCCCATGGAACCAGGTCTCCGCGCTCTTCCCCTCATCTATGGTCTTACCCTTCTAGTCAACATTTTCTCCATTGTTCATGATGGTCCTACCC TGCTGAAGTTTGACATGATTCCTACTTGGGGAGCTTTTGTCATTGCTTTGGGTGTAGGCCTCATCACAGCTCTCTTCATCCAGGTGATTGTTGTACCACGCACCAGAAAGTCCATTGAAT CTGACCTTAGGAAAGAAGGCAGTCATGATCAGGGTGTCAAATTCACTTTTGACTCCACTG ATAATCTAGAAATGGAGGAACTATTGTATAACCAAG ATAACTCCAGATCCCCAACACCACCTGGACAAGAACTCTCCGTCATTGAAAAAGGCGTCTCTCCCACTACTTACACCTTTAATGGCAACTCTGACTCCAACGGGTACATCCCAGCAGAAACAAAATCCAATCTTCTTGGCAATGGACTTAACAATACAAATCCTTCCTCACAGTCGCTTG gTCTCACAAATAACAGCAGCCAAGTTCCTCTTGTGAGCACTAACAATGTTAAAGTGATTTCAATGGATGAACTCTCTGCCAAGAAAGAAACAGAAGTTGACCCACCTGAGGTGAAGAGACTGTTCTCATTCCTCCAAATCCTTACTGCTACTTTTGGTTCCTTTGCTCACGGTGGAAATGATGTCAGCAATGCCATTGGACCTTTGATTGCACTGTGGGCCATCTATACTGAAGGATCTGTTGCTCAGACATCACCAACCCCCATTTACATTCTTCTCTTTGGAGGT cTTGGCATCTCAGTTGGTCTGTGGGTGTGGGGACGCCGTGTCATCCAGACTATTGGTGAAGACTTAACCAAAGTGACTGCTTCCTCTGGTTTTACCATTGAAATTGGATCTGCCTTTACCGTCTTGTTTGCCTCTAAGATTGGTCTCCCAATTTCAACTACCCACTGTAAGGTTGGCTCTGTTGTGTTTGTTGGATGGGCCAAGTCATCTCGCCAAGGTGTTGACTGGAAACTATTCAG GAACATTGTCATTGCCTGGGTTGTGACTGTGCCCCTAACTGCTGGTATCTCTGCACTACTCATGCTTATATTTAAGATTGCCTTTATATAA
- the LOC135196205 gene encoding sodium-dependent phosphate transporter 1-B-like isoform X4 codes for MEPYSEELLPFAIAGFVVSFVLAFGVGANDVANSFGTSVGSRVLTLRTACILATIFEVLGAILIGYKVSDTVRKGILDVSLYNNTEKELMLGSLAALGGSAMWNLVATFFKLPISGTHTIVGATIGFSMCARGLQGVNWITFAKIVGSWFVSPILSGIMSATIYLGLNHFILKKEKPMEPGLRALPLIYGLTLLVNIFSIVHDGPTLLKFDMIPTWGAFVIALGVGLITALFIQVIVVPRTRKSIESDLRKEGSHDQGVKFTFDSTDNLEMEELLYNQDNSRSPTPPGQELSVIEKGVSPTTYTFNGNSDSNGYIPAETKSNLLGNGLNNTNPSSQSLGLTNNSSQVPLVSTNNVKVISMDELSAKKETEVDPPEVKRLFSFLQILTATFGSFAHGGNDVSNAIGPLIALWAIYTEGSVAQTSPTPIYILLFGGLGISVGLWVWGRRVIQTIGEDLTKVTASSGFTIEIGSAFTVLFASKIGLPISTTHCKVGSVVFVGWAKSSRQGVDWKLFRNIVIAWVVTVPLTAGISALLMLIFKIAFI; via the exons ATGGAACCCTATTCTGAAGAACTCCTTCCCTTCGCTATTGCTGGCTTCGTCGTTTCCTTCGTCCTCGCCTTCGGCGTTGGAGCAAACGACGTCGCCAACTCCTTCGGCACGTCCGTAGGCTCTCGTGTCCTTACTCTGAGGACTGCTTGTATCCTAGCAACGATATTCGAAGTTCTTGGGGCTATTCTCATTG GTTATAAAGTCTCAGACACCGTTCGAAAAGGTATTTTGGATGTATCACTCTACAACAACACGGAAAAGGAACTCATGTTGGGATCTCTGGCCGCGCTTG GTGGAAGTGCTATGTGGAACTTAGTTGCTACTTTCTTCAAGCTGCCTATTTCTGGTACTCATACCATCGTCGGAGCAACTATTGGATTTTCTATGTGTGCCCGAGGTCTCCAGGGTGTCAACTGGATCACCTTCGCCAAAATtg ttgGTTCCTGGTTTGTCTCCCCCATCCTTTCCGGTATAATGTCCGCCACCATATACTTGGGTCTTAATCACTTCATCTTGAAGAAAGAGAAGCCCATGGAACCAGGTCTCCGCGCTCTTCCCCTCATCTATGGTCTTACCCTTCTAGTCAACATTTTCTCCATTGTTCATGATGGTCCTACCC TGCTGAAGTTTGACATGATTCCTACTTGGGGAGCTTTTGTCATTGCTTTGGGTGTAGGCCTCATCACAGCTCTCTTCATCCAGGTGATTGTTGTACCACGCACCAGAAAGTCCATTGAAT CTGACCTTAGGAAAGAAGGCAGTCATGATCAGGGTGTCAAATTCACTTTTGACTCCACTG ATAATCTAGAAATGGAGGAACTATTGTATAACCAAG ATAACTCCAGATCCCCAACACCACCTGGACAAGAACTCTCCGTCATTGAAAAAGGCGTCTCTCCCACTACTTACACCTTTAATGGCAACTCTGACTCCAACGGGTACATCCCAGCAGAAACAAAATCCAATCTTCTTGGCAATGGACTTAACAATACAAATCCTTCCTCACAGTCGCTTG gTCTCACAAATAACAGCAGCCAAGTTCCTCTTGTGAGCACTAACAATGTTAAAGTGATTTCAATGGATGAACTCTCTGCCAAGAAAGAAACAGAAGTTGACCCACCTGAGGTGAAGAGACTGTTCTCATTCCTCCAAATCCTTACTGCTACTTTTGGTTCCTTTGCTCACGGTGGAAATGATGTCAGCAATGCCATTGGACCTTTGATTGCACTGTGGGCCATCTATACTGAAGGATCTGTTGCTCAGACATCACCAACCCCCATTTACATTCTTCTCTTTGGAGGT cTTGGCATCTCAGTTGGTCTGTGGGTGTGGGGACGCCGTGTCATCCAGACTATTGGTGAAGACTTAACCAAAGTGACTGCTTCCTCTGGTTTTACCATTGAAATTGGATCTGCCTTTACCGTCTTGTTTGCCTCTAAGATTGGTCTCCCAATTTCAACTACCCACTGTAAGGTTGGCTCTGTTGTGTTTGTTGGATGGGCCAAGTCATCTCGCCAAGGTGTTGACTGGAAACTATTCAG GAACATTGTCATTGCCTGGGTTGTGACTGTGCCCCTAACTGCTGGTATCTCTGCACTACTCATGCTTATATTTAAGATTGCCTTTATATAA